In one Myotis daubentonii chromosome 1, mMyoDau2.1, whole genome shotgun sequence genomic region, the following are encoded:
- the THAP9 gene encoding LOW QUALITY PROTEIN: DNA transposase THAP9 (The sequence of the model RefSeq protein was modified relative to this genomic sequence to represent the inferred CDS: inserted 1 base in 1 codon; deleted 1 base in 1 codon), whose protein sequence is MTRSCSAVGCSTKDTLESRKQGYSFHQFPTDTILRSKWIRAVNRVDPISKKIWIPGPSAMLCSKHFLESDFESYGLRRMLKKGAVPSVSLYKVLQGVHNNGKARQKILKEPLPDDSEEVATEDHNYSLKRPLTVAEKLAEVQQMLPLAKKRLVPVKNYRMTKKREGLRLIDTLVEERLLSEETECLLRAQFSDFKWELYNWSETSEYSTEMKQFACTLYLCSSKVYDYVKKILKLPHSSILRTWLSKRKPSPGFNSNVFSFLQQRVENGDQLYQYCSLIIKGVPLKQQVQWDPSSQHLQGFMDFGLGKLDADEMPLASETILLMAVGICGHWRTPLGYFFVNRASGYLQAQLLRLTIGKLSDIGITVVAVTSDVTAQSVQMAKALGIHIDGDNMKYTFQHPSSSSQQIAYFFDSCHLLRLIRNSLQSFQSIQFSNGTAHWQHLVELVALEEQELSNMERIPRKLGNLKNHVLKVNSAAQLFTESVASALECLLSLGLPPFQNCIGTIHFVRLINNLFDIFNSRNYYGKGFKGPLMLATFNKINQVLTEAKTIFVTLSDTSNNQIIKGKRKLGFLGFLLNAESLKWLYQNYVFPKVRPFPYLLTYKFSQDHLELFLKMLRKILATSSNPTCMAFEKAYHNWETRYRLQDEVFLSDLSILDISIARRTDLNLWTVQRQYGVNIIKTLFHNKDICQDWSNCSVSEALLDLSDCRRNLTFCAGYIADTLSTLLTCEDCISALYASDLKTSKIGSLLCVKKKNGLHIPSESLCRVINICEQVVRTHSRMSVYEQLPKQRELYLQQEILCELSGHSYLFVDLDEHLFDGEVCATNHFVKLLKDVIICFLKLRAKDTAHFXHQSERLELKMSRKHWSSLEDCKCLSFTNTNKFRHLLSNHGYPKERPKIYLNLY, encoded by the exons ATGACCCGAAGTTGCTCCGCTGTGGGTTGCAGCACCAAGGACACCCTGGAGAGCCGCAAGCAGGGCTACTCTTTCCATCA ATTTCCAACTGATACCATACTGCGCTCAAAATGGATCAGGGCTGTTAATCGTGTGGACCCCATAAGCAAAAAGATTTGGATCCCAGGACCAAGTGCTATGCTATGTTCCAAACATTTTCTGGAAAGTGACTTTGAGTCATATGGCTTAAGAAGAATGCTGAAAAAAGGAGCTGTGCCTTCTGTTTCTCTATACAAG GTTCTTCAAGGTGTACATAATAACGGTAAAGCAAGACAGAAAATCCTAAAAGAGCCACTTCCTGATGATTCTGAAGAGGTTGCTACTGAGGACCATAATTACAGTTTGAAGAGACCTTTGACAGTAGCAGAGAAACTGGCTGAAGTGCAACAGATGCTACCATTGGCCAAAAAAAGACTTGTTCCTGTCAAAAACTACAGGATGACCAAGAAGAGAGAGGGTTTACGATTAATTGACACACTGGTAGAAGAGAGACTGCTTTCTGAAGAAACAGAATGTCTGCTACGAGCACAGTTTTCAG attttaaaTGGGAATTGTACAACTGGAGTGAAACATCTGAGTACTCCACAGAAATGAAGCAATTTGCATGTACACTCTATTTGTGCAGTAGCAAAGTCTATGATTATGTAAAAAAGATTCTTAAACTGCCTCATTCTTCCATCCTGAGAAC atgGTTATCCAAACGCAAACCCAGTCCAGGTTTCAACAGCaacgttttttcttttcttcaacaaAGAGTAGAGAATGGAGACCAGCTATATCAGTATTGTTCATTGATAATAAAAGGTGTACCTCTCAAGCAACAGGTTCAGTGGGATCCCAGCAGTCAACATTTGCAAGGGTTTATGGACTTTGGTCTTGGAAAACTTGATGCTGATGAAATGCCACTTGCCTCAGAAACTATTTTGTTGATGGCAGTGGGTATTTGTGGTCATTGGAGAACACCTCTTGGTTATTTTTTTGTAAACAGAGCGTCTGGATATTTGCAAGCTCAGCTGCTTCGTCTTACTATTGGCAAACTGAGTGACATAGGGATCACAGTTGTGGCTGTTACGTCTGATGTTACAGCTCAGAGTGTTCAGATGGCAAAAGCGTTGGGGATACACATTGATGGAGACAACATGAAGTACACATTCCAGCATCCTTCATCTTCTAGTCAACAGATTGCATACTTCTTTGATTCTTGCCACTTGCTTAGATTAATAAGAAATTCACTTCAGAGTTTTCAGAGCATTCAGTTCAGTAATGGCACAGCACATTGGCAGCACCTTGTGGAGTTAGTAGCACTAGAGGAGCAGGAATTATCAAACATGGAAAGAATCCCAAGAAAACTTGGAAATTTGAAAAACCATGTACTAAAAGTGAATTCAGCTGCCCAACTCTTCACTGAGAGTGTGGCCAGTGCGTTAGAATGTTTGCTGTCATTAGGCCTGCCACCTTTTCAAAACTGTATTGGTACCATTCACTTTGTACGCTTAATTAATAATCTCTTTGACATTTTTAATAGTAGGAACTATTATGGAAAGGGATTTAAAGGACCTCTAATGCTTGcaacttttaataaaattaatcagGTATTAACTGAAGCCAAGACGATTTTTGTTACATTATCCGATACTAGCAATAATCAAATAATTAAAGGTAAGCGAAAACTAGGATTCCTGGGATTTTTGCTTAATGCTGAGAGCTTAAAATGGCTCTATCAAAATTATGTTTTCCCAAAGGTAAGGCCTTTTCCATATCTTCTTACTTACAAATTCAGTCAAGACCATCTGGAATTATTTCTAAAGATGCTTAGAAAAATACTAGCAACCAGTTCTAACCCTACCTGCATGGCATTCGAGAAAGCTTACCATAATTGGGAGACCAGATACAGATTACAAGATGAAGTTTTTCTAAGTGACTTGAGCATCCTCGACATCTCAATTGCTCGAAGGACAGATTTAAACCTTTGGACAGTTCAACGTCAATATGGTGTCAACATTATAAAGACTCTTTTTCACAACAAGGATATTTGCCAAGACTGGTCTAATTGTTCAGTAAGTGAGGCATTACTAGATCTATCAGATTGTAGGCGAAATCTCACCTTTTGTGCTGGTTATATTGCAGATACATTATCAACTCTTTTAACTtgtgaggactgcatcagtgcaCTGTATGCATCGGATCTCAAAACCTCTAAAATTGGGTCACTGTTGTGTGTTAAAAAGAAGAATGGTTTGCATATCCCTTCAGAAAGTTTATGTCGAGTCATAAACATTTGTGAGCAGGTTGTAAGAACCCATTCAAGAATGTCAGTTTATGAACAACTTCCTAAACAGAGGGAATTATATCTTCAACAGGAAATATTATGTGAGCTTTCTGGACATAGTTATCTATTTGTAGATTTAGATGAGCATCTCTTTGATGGAGAAGTGTGTGCCACCAATCACTTTGTAAAGTTACTAAAGGATGTAATAATCTGCTTCTTAAAGTTGAGAGCTAAAGATACAGCTCATT aacaccagtcagaaagactTGAATTGAAAATGTCAAGGAAACACTGGTCATCTTTAGAGGATTGCAAAtgtttaagttttact aatacCAATAAATTCAGGCATCTGCTAAGTAACCATGGATATCCAAAGGAGAGacccaaaatatatttaaatttatattaa